A region of Candidatus Poribacteria bacterium DNA encodes the following proteins:
- a CDS encoding CPBP family intramembrane metalloprotease, translated as MQIALNPDFIWVLFLGAAINGALAFWVYNDSKLQERSGFWALGTFFLPHAFFPLYFWNQMPELIWTCPKCQRDNRAWSRKCGRCNQFYTAEETVARLHGYLNPSDPVVIILIAFLFQEVARYIAISMATGFEMLPETDAVYTLPTSYFWSVKLVVGNVLIWLSLFCITGRYRRNIRSIGLGYSGNLTDLGLPLLLAPALAFVSVGFMQGISWFSQEIPLEKLGNLAQWEQQQWSNSMPENLGDGTVILLGFVMLILMPVGEEILFRGIAYIGFASRFGQTKGMLLSALLFAVLHGYIRSFMPLVLGGIPIFLMGLTLASLYIRTRSLIPCMITHSLVNLILILVYWM; from the coding sequence ATGCAAATTGCTTTGAATCCCGATTTTATCTGGGTACTATTTTTGGGTGCGGCTATCAACGGTGCTCTCGCCTTTTGGGTATACAATGATAGTAAATTGCAAGAGCGATCTGGGTTCTGGGCTTTGGGCACCTTTTTCCTGCCCCATGCGTTCTTTCCGCTTTACTTTTGGAATCAGATGCCCGAACTCATTTGGACCTGCCCTAAATGCCAACGGGATAATCGGGCATGGTCGCGCAAATGTGGACGCTGCAATCAGTTCTACACAGCGGAGGAAACAGTTGCAAGGCTGCACGGTTATCTCAATCCATCAGACCCGGTGGTCATTATTCTAATAGCCTTTCTATTTCAAGAAGTTGCGCGCTATATCGCAATCTCAATGGCGACAGGATTTGAGATGCTGCCGGAAACAGACGCCGTGTATACGCTCCCAACTTCCTACTTCTGGAGCGTTAAGCTAGTCGTCGGAAATGTGCTGATTTGGCTATCTCTTTTCTGCATCACTGGACGCTATCGCAGGAATATAAGGTCTATTGGCTTAGGGTACAGCGGCAACCTTACCGACTTGGGGCTGCCGCTATTGCTCGCTCCCGCTTTAGCTTTTGTTTCAGTAGGTTTCATGCAAGGAATAAGTTGGTTTAGCCAAGAAATCCCCCTAGAAAAACTAGGAAACTTGGCTCAATGGGAGCAGCAGCAATGGTCGAACAGTATGCCAGAAAACCTCGGAGATGGCACAGTAATCCTACTCGGTTTTGTGATGTTAATTCTAATGCCGGTGGGGGAGGAGATCCTCTTTCGGGGAATTGCGTATATCGGTTTCGCTAGTCGGTTTGGTCAGACTAAAGGAATGCTACTCAGTGCGCTGCTTTTTGCGGTGCTCCACGGATACATCCGTTCTTTCATGCCGCTAGTTTTGGGTGGGATTCCAATATTTCTCATGGGACTTACCCTTGCATC